One genomic segment of uncultured Desulfobacter sp. includes these proteins:
- a CDS encoding (Fe-S)-binding protein: MKADEANQCGKCGLCLTSCPVYRATREETTAPRAKVHIIKSFAHNTLPATDRMQEKLQCCLMCGSCTNMCPGGVQHDILFMRMRQEMGARRGRSKEVKVAGAILPRENRLRLASKAARLGTGSLAQRIIGRMRIGNIPIENFPTPNATPFREQLPEIIEPVGKPVGTVAYFTGCATNHIFERTGHAAVKVLTRMGYRVLIPKKQGCCGLPLFFHGAIKQAEGTIISNIDTLQALTCDVILVDCATCGSALGHAYPQLMAELDLPDGPARRLAEKVWDIGEFVFKHFAQLAPHLDQKKEKETVTYHLPCHLKNHGQEKNMVENLIKQLPHVDYQQAEDWDSCCGGGGFFFNEYPEISKKIVAAKIKNAVNTGSQFWATGCPGCRVQLSGNLPQKGMLDVCHPMEIIARGLKESCKIDE, encoded by the coding sequence ATGAAAGCCGATGAAGCAAATCAATGTGGTAAATGCGGTCTGTGTCTGACCAGTTGCCCGGTCTACAGGGCAACCCGTGAAGAAACCACGGCCCCCAGGGCAAAGGTCCATATAATCAAAAGTTTCGCCCATAACACCCTGCCGGCTACGGACCGCATGCAGGAGAAATTACAATGCTGCCTGATGTGCGGCTCCTGCACAAACATGTGCCCAGGGGGTGTGCAGCATGATATCCTGTTCATGCGCATGCGCCAAGAAATGGGTGCCCGGCGCGGCCGGTCAAAGGAAGTCAAGGTCGCAGGAGCGATTCTGCCCAGGGAAAACCGGCTTCGGTTGGCCTCAAAAGCAGCACGGTTGGGAACCGGCAGCCTGGCCCAGCGTATCATTGGACGCATGCGCATCGGCAACATTCCCATTGAAAACTTTCCGACCCCCAACGCCACGCCTTTTCGGGAGCAGCTACCTGAAATTATTGAACCTGTCGGCAAACCTGTCGGCACGGTTGCTTATTTCACCGGGTGTGCAACCAACCATATCTTTGAGCGCACCGGCCACGCTGCGGTTAAGGTGTTAACACGCATGGGATACCGGGTCCTGATCCCCAAAAAACAGGGATGTTGCGGTCTGCCGCTTTTTTTCCACGGTGCTATAAAGCAGGCAGAAGGCACGATTATATCCAACATTGATACCCTGCAAGCCCTTACCTGCGATGTCATACTGGTGGACTGCGCGACCTGCGGATCTGCTTTGGGTCATGCCTATCCGCAGTTGATGGCTGAATTGGATCTGCCCGACGGGCCGGCACGCCGCCTGGCCGAAAAGGTATGGGATATTGGCGAATTTGTTTTTAAGCACTTTGCCCAATTGGCCCCCCATCTGGATCAAAAAAAAGAAAAAGAGACCGTAACCTATCATCTGCCCTGTCATCTTAAAAACCATGGTCAAGAAAAAAACATGGTTGAAAACCTGATCAAACAACTTCCCCACGTGGATTACCAACAGGCCGAGGACTGGGATTCATGCTGCGGCGGGGGTGGTTTCTTTTTTAATGAATACCCTGAAATCTCAAAAAAAATCGTGGCCGCCAAAATCAAAAATGCTGTTAACACAGGATCACAATTCTGGGCAACGGGCTGTCCGGGCTGTAGGGTGCAATTGTCTGGTAATCTGCCCCAAAAAGGTATGCTGGATGTCTGCCATCCAATGGAAATCATCGCCCGGGGACTCAAAGAATCATGTAAAATAGATGAATAG
- a CDS encoding FAD-linked oxidase C-terminal domain-containing protein, with amino-acid sequence MLTEKIKKSLKDIVGSKGFIDTPEDLSAYSYDAFVEEATPELVLLPENTADVAAIMKIADQEGIPVTARGAGTNISGASIPVNKGIVLSLTRMDRILEVSTPDRYCIVQPGVVNGDLQARLAKEGFFYPPDPGSYMASTIGGNVAQNAGGPRCLKYGVTVDYVLSMEVVLASGEVIRFGSRNVKDVTGYRLSSLFCGSEGTLGIVTEITLRVVPLPEATRTILAVYNDLDDTADTVADIIGSGILPAALELMDKTVVNAVEDSARIGLPRHAEGLLLIEVDGAEETVEKEMRTIVEKARNHGAQEVIEARTAAERDDVWTARRSAYGVFARLAPDCIVEDATVPVSHVPDMIRHIRKIADRYQLRIGILAHAGDGNMHPLISTDTQNKEEWQRVEAANREIFKLAMTYHGTLSGEHGIGLAKSDYLPMAIDDATQAFMARIKQCVDPKGILNPGKFV; translated from the coding sequence GTGTTAACCGAAAAAATAAAAAAAAGTCTGAAAGACATTGTCGGGTCAAAGGGATTTATTGATACCCCGGAAGACCTGTCAGCCTATTCCTATGATGCTTTTGTCGAGGAAGCAACCCCGGAGCTTGTGCTGCTGCCTGAAAATACGGCGGATGTTGCCGCCATCATGAAGATAGCCGACCAGGAAGGCATCCCGGTTACCGCACGGGGCGCCGGGACCAATATCAGTGGGGCTTCTATTCCTGTTAATAAAGGGATTGTCCTCTCCCTGACCCGGATGGACCGGATCCTTGAAGTCAGCACCCCAGACCGGTACTGTATTGTCCAGCCCGGCGTGGTCAACGGAGATCTCCAGGCCCGCCTGGCCAAAGAAGGATTTTTCTATCCACCTGATCCGGGCAGCTACATGGCCTCGACCATCGGCGGCAACGTTGCCCAGAATGCCGGGGGCCCCCGTTGCCTGAAATACGGGGTAACAGTTGATTATGTACTCAGCATGGAGGTGGTGCTGGCTTCGGGCGAGGTTATCCGTTTTGGAAGCCGGAATGTAAAAGACGTTACCGGCTACCGGCTGTCAAGCCTTTTTTGCGGGTCCGAAGGCACCTTGGGCATTGTCACTGAAATCACATTAAGGGTTGTGCCTTTACCCGAAGCAACGCGCACCATACTTGCCGTATACAACGATCTGGATGACACGGCAGATACGGTTGCCGACATTATTGGCTCAGGCATTCTTCCGGCGGCCCTGGAATTGATGGACAAAACCGTGGTTAACGCTGTGGAGGATTCTGCCCGCATTGGCCTGCCCCGCCATGCCGAAGGACTGCTGCTCATTGAAGTGGATGGTGCAGAAGAAACCGTGGAAAAGGAAATGCGCACCATTGTTGAAAAAGCCCGGAACCACGGCGCCCAGGAAGTCATTGAAGCGCGAACGGCTGCCGAGCGGGACGATGTCTGGACTGCACGGCGCTCGGCATACGGGGTGTTTGCACGCCTGGCACCGGATTGTATCGTAGAGGATGCCACCGTACCGGTCAGCCATGTACCTGACATGATCCGCCACATCCGGAAGATCGCGGACCGTTATCAACTGCGCATTGGTATTCTGGCCCATGCCGGTGACGGCAACATGCATCCGTTGATCTCCACAGATACCCAAAACAAGGAAGAATGGCAACGGGTTGAGGCCGCCAACCGCGAGATTTTTAAACTGGCCATGACGTATCACGGTACCCTGTCTGGAGAGCATGGCATCGGCCTTGCCAAGTCGGATTACCTGCCCATGGCCATTGACGACGCAACCCAGGCCTTCATGGCCAGGATCAAGCAATGCGTGGACCCCAAAGGCATCCTTAATCCCGGAAAATTTGTATAG
- a CDS encoding TRAP transporter large permease subunit yields the protein MTTGMILAILMFVCLLIGLSLGHPLAFTLGGLAVIFGYFGWGPECFGMFIDRIYMSTMNSYILVAVPLFVLMANFLDRSGVMEGLFVSVRYLLGPIRGGIGMTVILVATIFAACTGIVGASVVTIALLATPPLLEYGYKKELIAGSICAGGTLGILIPPSIMLVLMGSYAGVPVGQLFMGALIPGAILSGFYILYIAVVCFIKPEWGPALTAEERAEVPTKKVATDCLKNLFPPALLIASVLGAIFTGVATPTEAAGMGAFVALLMMIAYGKFSFTIIKDSVIATSTVTSMVLFIVVGATCFTGVFIGLGGDELVEVAILSVGSKWGSFALMMLIVLFLGMFIDWIGITMICLPLFVPIARDLGFNELWFVMMIAMNLQMSFLTPPLGYAFFYFKGAGGATSQIDMIEIYRGMIPFILIMLSALALCILFPQTVLYLPEMMN from the coding sequence ATGACAACCGGTATGATTCTTGCCATTCTAATGTTCGTCTGCCTGTTGATCGGCCTTAGCCTGGGCCACCCCTTGGCCTTTACCCTTGGGGGTCTTGCCGTAATTTTCGGCTATTTCGGATGGGGACCTGAATGCTTCGGTATGTTTATTGATCGCATCTACATGTCGACCATGAACAGTTACATCCTGGTGGCAGTACCCTTGTTTGTCCTGATGGCCAATTTTCTGGACCGGTCCGGCGTCATGGAGGGGCTGTTTGTTTCCGTGCGCTATCTTCTGGGCCCCATCCGCGGCGGCATCGGAATGACCGTTATCCTTGTGGCCACCATCTTTGCGGCCTGCACCGGTATAGTCGGGGCGTCGGTGGTGACCATTGCCCTTTTGGCCACCCCTCCCCTGCTTGAATATGGATATAAAAAGGAATTAATCGCCGGCTCCATCTGTGCCGGTGGAACTCTGGGTATCCTGATCCCCCCTAGCATCATGCTGGTCCTCATGGGATCCTATGCCGGTGTTCCGGTGGGCCAGTTGTTCATGGGTGCCCTGATTCCCGGGGCCATCCTTTCCGGTTTCTATATTTTATACATTGCGGTCGTCTGTTTTATTAAACCTGAATGGGGCCCGGCCCTGACCGCCGAAGAACGTGCCGAAGTTCCCACCAAAAAAGTGGCTACCGACTGCCTGAAAAATCTTTTCCCACCCGCGCTTTTGATCGCATCGGTCCTCGGGGCTATTTTTACAGGCGTGGCTACGCCTACGGAAGCGGCAGGCATGGGCGCCTTTGTTGCCCTTTTAATGATGATCGCTTACGGCAAATTCAGTTTCACGATCATCAAGGACTCGGTCATTGCAACCAGTACGGTAACGTCTATGGTCTTGTTCATCGTGGTTGGCGCCACCTGTTTTACCGGTGTCTTCATCGGCCTTGGCGGCGACGAGCTTGTGGAGGTGGCCATACTAAGTGTGGGAAGCAAATGGGGATCATTTGCTCTGATGATGCTTATCGTCCTTTTTCTGGGCATGTTTATTGACTGGATCGGTATCACCATGATCTGCCTGCCGCTCTTTGTACCCATTGCCAGGGATCTTGGATTTAACGAATTGTGGTTTGTTATGATGATTGCCATGAACCTTCAAATGTCTTTTCTGACACCACCGCTGGGGTATGCTTTTTTCTACTTCAAAGGCGCCGGAGGGGCCACATCCCAAATCGACATGATTGAAATATACCGGGGCATGATCCCCTTTATTCTAATAATGCTTTCGGCCCTGGCGTTATGCATCCTGTTCCCCCAAACCGTTCTTTATCTGCCCGAAATGATGAACTAA
- a CDS encoding TRAP transporter small permease subunit yields the protein MELMNRIILIIEKIIAAIGKTGAWAIIPLMLIMVFEVVTRRMLNQPTVWTFETSTQLYGFHFMILGAYTLQLGRHISVDIIVERFSKRTRAILDIMLYLVFFFPFIIVLLIESTAFARESWKILETSFSVFAPPIYPIKTVIPVTALLLLLQGICLFYRKFIFVVKGVEL from the coding sequence ATGGAATTGATGAATCGAATAATTTTAATAATTGAAAAAATCATTGCCGCCATTGGCAAAACGGGTGCCTGGGCCATTATACCGTTGATGCTGATCATGGTTTTTGAAGTGGTGACCCGGCGTATGCTCAATCAACCCACGGTATGGACGTTTGAAACCAGCACCCAGCTTTATGGATTCCATTTTATGATTCTGGGTGCCTATACGCTGCAACTGGGACGCCACATTTCAGTGGACATTATTGTTGAGCGCTTCAGCAAGCGTACACGCGCAATCCTGGACATTATGCTATACCTGGTTTTCTTTTTCCCTTTTATCATTGTGTTACTCATTGAAAGCACAGCCTTTGCCCGGGAATCATGGAAAATCCTTGAAACCAGTTTTTCTGTATTTGCACCACCGATTTATCCCATCAAGACAGTGATTCCGGTCACAGCCCTGTTGCTTTTACTGCAAGGAATCTGCCTGTTTTATCGAAAATTCATTTTCGTGGTAAAGGGGGTTGAATTATGA
- the dctP gene encoding TRAP transporter substrate-binding protein DctP: MKMKSMQVCLILALVLIGTSMVCAKERMIRWKYNSLWPVGIGLYEGDKYFCDTVNRLSNGRLKIKLYPSGQLLPGYQNLDAVKKGTIQCAGDFGSYWVGKNTAFDILATTPMGMTWIDYMLWIYHGGGQELYDELYGQYGCKWLLQNFTPIEAGIRTHKPIRNLEDYKGLRIRMGSLFGQKILQKLGASPVLLDGSEVYESVARKVVDGAEFSIATVDWTVGFQNITKYWNAPAWYQTAIVLGVIVNQDAWNELSDDLKEVVTQASRATTAYMSSWFEYGNIKATKDFLAAGTEITHLDEDSMKKISLIISEVLAEEAEKNPDFKKILSSQIKFMKDFSPVRNYESPFTFGTNSVSLPELK; encoded by the coding sequence ATGAAGATGAAGTCAATGCAGGTTTGTCTGATTCTGGCACTGGTGTTAATTGGAACGTCAATGGTATGTGCCAAAGAACGCATGATTCGCTGGAAATACAATTCTTTGTGGCCGGTAGGCATAGGACTTTATGAGGGTGATAAGTATTTTTGTGATACGGTCAACCGGTTAAGTAACGGCCGGTTAAAAATCAAATTATATCCTTCAGGCCAGTTACTACCCGGATATCAAAATCTGGATGCTGTTAAAAAAGGAACGATTCAATGTGCCGGTGACTTCGGGTCTTACTGGGTGGGTAAAAATACCGCCTTTGATATTCTTGCAACAACACCCATGGGCATGACCTGGATAGACTACATGCTCTGGATATATCATGGCGGGGGCCAGGAACTTTACGATGAACTTTATGGTCAGTACGGCTGTAAATGGCTGCTGCAGAACTTTACCCCCATTGAGGCCGGTATCCGAACCCACAAACCTATCCGGAACCTGGAAGACTATAAGGGACTGCGTATTCGCATGGGCAGTCTTTTCGGCCAGAAAATTCTTCAGAAATTAGGCGCCTCACCGGTTCTGCTGGACGGCAGTGAGGTCTATGAGTCCGTAGCCCGCAAAGTAGTTGATGGCGCTGAATTCAGTATCGCTACAGTGGACTGGACTGTTGGATTTCAAAACATCACCAAGTACTGGAATGCCCCGGCATGGTATCAGACGGCCATCGTGCTGGGCGTGATAGTTAATCAAGATGCCTGGAACGAGCTGTCCGACGACTTGAAAGAAGTGGTCACCCAGGCCTCCAGGGCCACTACGGCCTATATGAGTTCCTGGTTTGAATACGGCAATATCAAAGCCACCAAGGATTTTCTGGCCGCAGGTACTGAAATCACGCATCTGGACGAAGACTCCATGAAAAAAATTTCACTCATTATCAGCGAAGTCCTGGCTGAAGAGGCTGAAAAAAATCCGGATTTCAAAAAAATACTCTCTTCACAGATTAAATTCATGAAGGATTTTTCACCGGTTCGCAACTATGAGTCACCATTTACTTTTGGCACAAATTCCGTTTCCCTGCCGGAATTGAAGTAG
- a CDS encoding GntR family transcriptional regulator: MLKYQNISTSILQFLRRQIVCGKIKGGDRLIENQLSAELGVSRPPLRETFRILQNERLVRTTPRIGTFVTELSSSDFNQICDIRMMVECFAVRQLKTIGIKELSELEKIVETQNAVRIPKKFVDDEQKYTLFLKFANFHLQLVESAGNSYLTHWYQGLSSNISRYQYIFFFQPGAIGKDRKDHTKILALIKSDQLDEAETFLKAHIEYQRKKLMKIITGLENSNMNVEGP, encoded by the coding sequence ATGCTGAAGTACCAAAATATTTCGACAAGTATTCTGCAATTTTTAAGGCGGCAGATTGTGTGTGGAAAAATTAAAGGCGGTGACCGCCTCATCGAAAATCAACTTTCAGCTGAGCTTGGCGTTAGCCGGCCACCCTTGAGAGAAACCTTTCGCATTCTCCAAAACGAAAGACTGGTCCGAACCACACCCCGCATCGGTACTTTTGTAACCGAACTTAGCAGTTCTGATTTTAATCAGATCTGCGACATTCGCATGATGGTGGAATGTTTTGCTGTTCGGCAATTAAAAACCATTGGAATAAAAGAACTGTCTGAATTGGAAAAAATTGTTGAAACGCAGAACGCTGTTCGGATTCCGAAAAAATTTGTTGATGACGAGCAAAAATACACACTATTTTTGAAATTTGCCAATTTTCATCTTCAATTAGTCGAATCTGCAGGAAATTCTTATCTAACCCATTGGTACCAGGGGCTGTCTTCAAATATTTCACGCTACCAGTATATTTTTTTCTTCCAACCAGGCGCAATAGGCAAAGACCGGAAAGACCATACCAAAATACTGGCTTTAATTAAATCAGACCAATTAGATGAAGCTGAAACATTTTTGAAAGCGCACATAGAATACCAGCGCAAAAAATTGATGAAAATAATAACCGGGCTTGAAAACTCGAACATGAATGTAGAAGGGCCTTAG
- a CDS encoding rubredoxin: MADPKDMYQCQVHNCGYVYDPDKGEPKTNTPPGTAFKDLPDDWKCPFCQASKKTFRPLAGPGSTLAEGT; this comes from the coding sequence ATGGCTGACCCAAAAGATATGTATCAATGTCAAGTACACAATTGCGGATATGTTTATGACCCTGACAAAGGCGAACCAAAGACCAATACCCCTCCGGGGACCGCGTTTAAAGATCTTCCGGATGATTGGAAATGTCCGTTCTGCCAAGCATCAAAAAAAACCTTTAGACCTTTAGCAGGACCAGGGTCAACTTTAGCTGAGGGCACTTAA
- a CDS encoding HAD-IC family P-type ATPase, with protein sequence MLINAVIGFIQEFKAGRAIEALSEMVPQNAIAIREGKNCTISASELVPGDVVLLAAGDSVAADMRLVNIKNLQVEEAALTGESVPVEKNTVSVSSDAVLGDRTCMVYSGTLVTTGTATAVVTATGMGTELGRISDMLESTVDLETPLTKKLDEVSTYITIGISVISVVILAIGVKRALDIAIPLGTALKETLIFAIALAVGAIPEGLPAVVTIALAIGVQRMARRNAIIRKLPAVETLGSTTVICSDKTGTLTCNEMTVTELRTLQTSCRISGNGYDPQGSFTIEGRNVVHLPEDIKDLLTKASLCNDATLHQDSTGWNITGDPTEAALLVAATKAGISIENANTRFPRLDSIPFSSENQYMATLHGGAEKTIVLKGAPEVILSRCHVAGQAADDSQQIMTEINRMGTQGMRVLAMAGKQMDQAAPDTLSPDSVAQGFAFLGLIGMIDPPRIEAVEAIKACHRAGIEVKMITGDHRTTALAIGTELNLAVGDQVVTGVELATMDAATLQQTVLTTNIFARVAPEHKLRLVRALQKERHIVAMTGDGVNDAPSLKQANIGVAMGITGTAVSKESADIVLADDNFASISAAVEEGRRVYDNLIKSLAFLLPTNLGLALILIYGIMFFPFDPVSKELLLPMLPTQLLWINLVAAVALALPLAFEVKEPDIMNRPPRNPDAPLFSGFVVFRVVAVSLLMTAGTIVLFTMEYRQEIAASIAEPLVLAKTQTMAVTFVIMFQIFYMIHCRSLKDSLLKIGFFSNPTVFWGIGVVLALQGLFVYLPLMQQVFNTAPLSLNEIGLTTAAALIIFPAVSLEKWVRSLVRRSFKNGG encoded by the coding sequence GTGCTGATTAACGCCGTTATCGGCTTCATCCAGGAATTCAAGGCCGGGCGGGCCATCGAGGCCCTTTCCGAGATGGTTCCGCAGAATGCCATCGCTATCCGGGAGGGGAAAAATTGCACCATTTCCGCCTCTGAACTGGTGCCCGGCGATGTGGTACTCCTGGCGGCAGGCGATAGCGTAGCGGCGGATATGCGTCTGGTCAACATCAAAAACCTGCAGGTGGAAGAGGCGGCCCTGACCGGCGAATCGGTGCCGGTTGAAAAAAACACCGTATCGGTCAGCAGTGATGCCGTGCTCGGCGACCGGACCTGCATGGTCTACAGCGGCACCCTGGTCACAACAGGTACGGCGACAGCCGTGGTTACGGCCACCGGCATGGGCACGGAATTGGGCCGTATCTCCGACATGCTCGAAAGTACGGTTGACCTGGAAACGCCGCTCACCAAAAAACTGGATGAGGTCAGTACCTATATTACCATTGGAATTTCCGTCATTTCAGTGGTGATCCTGGCTATCGGCGTAAAACGGGCCCTGGATATCGCCATTCCGCTGGGTACCGCCCTGAAAGAAACCCTTATTTTTGCCATAGCACTGGCGGTCGGGGCCATCCCCGAGGGCTTGCCTGCGGTGGTGACCATTGCCCTGGCCATCGGGGTGCAGCGCATGGCACGACGAAACGCCATTATCCGCAAACTGCCCGCAGTGGAAACCCTGGGCAGCACCACCGTGATCTGTTCCGACAAAACCGGCACACTGACCTGCAACGAGATGACCGTGACCGAATTGCGGACACTGCAGACCAGTTGCCGGATCAGCGGCAACGGTTACGATCCACAGGGCAGCTTTACCATCGAGGGCCGGAACGTGGTCCACCTGCCCGAAGATATCAAGGATCTGCTGACCAAGGCGAGCCTGTGCAACGATGCCACCCTGCATCAAGATTCAACCGGATGGAATATCACCGGCGATCCGACCGAGGCAGCCCTCCTGGTTGCCGCCACCAAAGCCGGAATATCCATTGAGAATGCCAATACCCGCTTTCCCCGCCTCGACAGCATACCGTTTTCATCGGAAAACCAGTATATGGCCACCCTGCATGGTGGTGCCGAAAAAACCATTGTCCTCAAGGGGGCGCCCGAGGTTATTCTAAGCCGGTGCCATGTGGCAGGACAGGCCGCGGATGATTCGCAACAGATCATGACGGAGATCAACCGCATGGGCACCCAGGGCATGCGGGTGCTGGCCATGGCCGGCAAACAGATGGACCAGGCTGCACCCGATACACTCTCGCCTGATTCGGTGGCGCAGGGGTTTGCCTTTCTGGGCCTGATCGGCATGATTGATCCGCCGCGCATTGAGGCGGTTGAAGCCATCAAGGCCTGCCATCGAGCCGGGATCGAGGTGAAGATGATCACCGGCGATCACCGCACCACGGCCCTTGCCATCGGTACGGAACTCAACCTGGCAGTCGGCGACCAGGTCGTGACCGGCGTGGAATTGGCAACCATGGATGCAGCAACCCTGCAACAAACGGTGCTGACCACCAATATTTTTGCCCGGGTGGCCCCGGAACATAAACTCCGCCTGGTGCGTGCCTTGCAAAAGGAACGGCATATCGTTGCCATGACCGGTGACGGCGTCAACGATGCACCATCGCTCAAGCAGGCCAATATCGGCGTGGCCATGGGCATTACCGGTACGGCGGTGTCCAAGGAATCGGCGGATATCGTTCTGGCGGACGACAATTTTGCCAGTATCAGCGCGGCGGTGGAGGAAGGAAGGCGGGTTTATGACAATCTGATCAAATCGCTTGCCTTTTTATTGCCCACCAATCTCGGCCTTGCATTGATCCTGATTTACGGCATCATGTTCTTTCCCTTTGACCCGGTGAGCAAGGAGTTGTTGCTGCCCATGCTGCCGACCCAGTTGCTGTGGATCAATCTGGTTGCAGCGGTCGCCCTGGCCCTGCCCCTTGCCTTTGAGGTCAAGGAACCGGATATTATGAATCGGCCGCCCCGCAATCCGGATGCGCCCTTGTTTAGCGGTTTTGTGGTCTTCCGGGTAGTAGCGGTCTCCCTGCTGATGACCGCCGGCACGATTGTGCTCTTTACTATGGAATATCGACAGGAGATAGCCGCAAGCATCGCTGAGCCACTGGTCCTGGCCAAGACCCAGACCATGGCTGTGACCTTTGTCATTATGTTCCAGATTTTCTACATGATCCACTGCCGATCGCTGAAAGACAGTCTGCTGAAAATCGGATTCTTCAGCAATCCCACCGTATTCTGGGGAATTGGCGTGGTTCTCGCCTTGCAGGGGCTATTTGTTTACCTGCCCTTGATGCAACAGGTCTTCAACACAGCACCCCTGTCGCTCAACGAAATCGGGTTGACCACTGCTGCTGCGCTAATTATTTTTCCGGCAGTGTCCCTGGAGAAATGGGTCCGATCCCTGGTGCGCCGTTCGTTTAAAAACGGGGGCTGA
- a CDS encoding HigA family addiction module antitoxin — protein MLKMTRKPTHPGKIIKEDYLLPLSISIKDMAENLGVSRKTLSKIVNEKGSIMPEMALPLSRAFDTTPNLWMNLQNNYDLWSAKNSSTTLQLVKPIPANLLHST, from the coding sequence ATGTTAAAAATGACAAGAAAACCAACGCATCCAGGCAAAATCATTAAAGAAGACTACCTCTTACCATTATCGATCAGTATCAAGGATATGGCCGAAAATTTAGGTGTATCCAGGAAAACGCTTTCGAAAATTGTAAACGAAAAAGGTTCTATTATGCCTGAAATGGCATTGCCGTTATCAAGGGCTTTTGACACAACGCCTAATCTATGGATGAACCTTCAGAATAATTATGATTTATGGAGTGCAAAAAATTCATCAACAACTTTGCAGCTTGTTAAGCCAATACCTGCTAACTTGCTTCATTCAACGTAA
- the nadS gene encoding NadS family protein, whose amino-acid sequence MKIEDFDMLLSSIKEAGDIKSGKKKPSRIFEIEAPEIKIVRKALNVSQSEFAMMIGVSVRTLQNWEQGRRKPDGPAKALLRVASKNPKAVLEALHI is encoded by the coding sequence ATGAAAATCGAAGATTTTGATATGTTGCTTTCGAGCATAAAAGAAGCGGGCGATATAAAAAGCGGGAAAAAGAAACCAAGTAGAATTTTTGAAATTGAAGCTCCTGAAATTAAAATAGTTCGGAAAGCTTTGAATGTTTCACAGTCAGAGTTTGCCATGATGATAGGAGTGAGCGTAAGGACGCTTCAAAATTGGGAACAAGGAAGAAGAAAACCAGATGGACCAGCAAAAGCCTTGTTACGTGTTGCCTCAAAAAATCCCAAAGCGGTACTTGAGGCTCTTCATATTTGA
- a CDS encoding tetratricopeptide repeat protein, whose amino-acid sequence MNQTTKKEKMITRQAFYISLLISLTLGFLIGTAYTSFKLADSTQPGKRHMPPAMGNMPKGAPAPGKGAGGDQKQDLATMADPHIMKLQAFLKENPDNPQAWVELGNAFFDLDRFGDAINAYEKSLSIQPDNPHVLTDLGVMYRRNNEPEKALEVFNKAIAVQPDFETPRFNKGIVYMHDLNDIPKAIEAWEQLVKVNPTARTNGGKLVSELIETLKNQSQ is encoded by the coding sequence ATGAATCAGACCACAAAAAAAGAGAAAATGATCACCCGGCAGGCCTTTTATATTTCCCTTCTGATTTCCCTGACATTGGGTTTTTTAATTGGCACCGCATATACATCGTTTAAGCTGGCGGATTCAACGCAGCCAGGCAAAAGACATATGCCGCCGGCCATGGGGAATATGCCAAAAGGCGCTCCGGCACCTGGAAAAGGGGCTGGTGGCGATCAAAAACAGGACCTTGCAACCATGGCAGATCCCCATATTATGAAATTGCAGGCGTTTTTGAAAGAAAATCCCGATAATCCTCAGGCCTGGGTAGAACTGGGCAATGCCTTTTTTGATCTGGACCGTTTTGGGGATGCCATCAACGCCTATGAAAAATCCCTGTCCATTCAACCGGACAATCCACATGTCCTCACAGACCTAGGCGTGATGTATCGACGGAACAATGAACCTGAAAAAGCTCTGGAAGTCTTTAACAAGGCCATTGCTGTTCAGCCTGATTTTGAAACGCCCAGGTTTAACAAGGGTATTGTTTATATGCATGACCTCAATGATATTCCCAAGGCCATTGAGGCCTGGGAACAGCTTGTAAAAGTTAATCCAACTGCCAGAACAAACGGGGGAAAGCTGGTATCTGAACTAATTGAAACTTTGAAAAACCAATCCCAGTAA